Proteins encoded within one genomic window of Bacillus alveayuensis:
- a CDS encoding transposase InsO family protein (product_source=COG2801; cath_funfam=3.30.420.10; cog=COG2801; pfam=PF00665,PF09299,PF13565; superfamily=46689,50610,53098) produces MDESMRHDIALFRYGLIAPLVNGQVEPKTYLEEVSKRVHHVPHQGDKRIAAKTILDWCTRYKKGGFDALKPKRRSDRGHSRRLSPDDEDHILALRKEHPTMPVTVFYEHLIEQGEIPENHTSYFTIYRLLKKHNLVGKEILPMPERKRFAYDQINELWQGDLSHGPTIRVNGKAQKTFLIAYIDDCSRLVPYAQFFPSEKFDGLRIVTKEAVLRCGKPKRIYSDNGKIYRSEVLQYACAEMGITLIHTQPYDPQSKGKIERFFRTVQTRFYPLLELDPPKSLEELNERFWRWLEEEYHRKPHASLDGKTPHEVFQSQVHLVSFIEDGDWLDAIFLKREHRKVKDDGTITLNKQLYEVPPQFIGQSIELRYDERGVYVYEDGRKVAEAVRVRLEDNAYVKRHRSPFAAIPAKEGEHGV; encoded by the coding sequence ATGGATGAGTCGATGAGACACGACATTGCCCTGTTTCGGTACGGACTAATCGCTCCGTTGGTGAATGGGCAGGTGGAACCGAAGACGTATCTGGAAGAGGTGAGCAAGCGAGTGCACCATGTTCCCCACCAGGGAGACAAGCGAATCGCAGCCAAGACGATCCTCGATTGGTGCACCCGATACAAAAAAGGGGGCTTTGACGCCTTAAAGCCGAAGCGCCGTTCGGACCGCGGCCACTCAAGGCGTCTGTCGCCCGATGATGAAGATCATATTTTAGCCCTAAGAAAAGAACATCCCACCATGCCCGTGACGGTGTTCTACGAACACCTAATCGAGCAGGGGGAAATCCCAGAAAACCATACCTCTTACTTTACTATATACCGATTATTGAAAAAACACAACCTTGTCGGGAAAGAAATTTTGCCCATGCCGGAGCGAAAACGCTTTGCGTATGACCAGATCAATGAGCTTTGGCAAGGGGACTTATCCCATGGACCAACGATTCGAGTCAATGGGAAAGCCCAGAAAACGTTTTTGATCGCCTATATCGATGACTGCTCGCGGTTGGTGCCGTACGCGCAGTTTTTCCCTTCGGAGAAGTTTGACGGGCTGCGGATCGTCACGAAGGAAGCAGTGCTTCGTTGCGGGAAGCCGAAGCGCATTTACTCGGACAACGGGAAAATTTATCGATCCGAGGTGCTGCAGTATGCGTGCGCCGAGATGGGGATTACGCTCATCCACACCCAGCCGTATGATCCGCAAAGCAAAGGGAAAATCGAACGGTTCTTCCGCACCGTACAGACGCGGTTTTATCCGCTGCTGGAGTTGGATCCCCCGAAGTCGCTCGAAGAGCTGAACGAGCGCTTTTGGAGGTGGCTTGAAGAGGAGTATCATCGAAAACCGCACGCCTCACTGGACGGAAAAACGCCGCATGAGGTGTTTCAATCGCAAGTGCATCTCGTGTCGTTCATCGAAGATGGCGATTGGCTGGATGCGATTTTTCTGAAACGGGAGCACCGCAAGGTCAAAGACGATGGAACGATCACCTTGAACAAGCAGCTGTATGAAGTGCCGCCCCAGTTCATTGGGCAATCGATTGAACTCCGCTATGATGAACGGGGCGTCTATGTGTACGAAGATGGAAGGAAGGTGGCGGAGGCCGTTCGAGTTCGTTTGGAGGACAACGCCTATGTAAAACGCCATCGGTCCCCGTTTGCGGCGATTCCGGCGAAGGAGGGAGAACACGGTGTATAA